One Gossypium hirsutum isolate 1008001.06 chromosome A08, Gossypium_hirsutum_v2.1, whole genome shotgun sequence genomic window, TTGAAACAatcctccaaatatatgaaaaacttcaaaaaatataAGAGTTCACTTATATTGTATCACCTCGGATTCCGAGTTGAAAGTGATTGAATGGGACTTACCGGGAATAGGAGAAACATCATCCCCTTGGTGAAGAACCCAGGCAAGTGCAAGTTGTGCCGGTGTACATCCATGCTTTTCAGCCAACTTCTCTACTTTCGAATATAGGATCCTATTTTGCTCCAAGTTTTCTCCTTGAAACCTTGGGTACACTTCcttaaaaaataaatgttgtaaTGAGTCAACCGATCTGTTTTTTACAACTTAGAAGCATGTTACTATGTTATCCGaactcttcattttctttaattactCATATCCAACATGTCTCTGACACATAATTGGATATAAGTATGAGAGTAACATCcttcaaataaatgaaaatgaaacttaaaaaaaaactgaatatATTCATGCCGGACACATATCTGTATCCAACACTTACTCCTGAACCCATATAACATAGATTAAGTATAGGTTAAAGCCATATAAAGTGAGTTTCCATACCAGAGAACTATTAGAGGTATCCTCCTTTGCTTTACCGGCAAAGAAACCATGACCAAGGGGACTATATGCAACAATCCAATTCCGAGTTCCCTGTATTGTTGAACACATTAGGCAGGCATAACCTCACAGCAGTTGAAGGAGTTAAAACAGTTGATAACTTGAGAAAAGACAATCAATAAGTGAATTTCAATATATTTGAGCAAAAGGGTATATTTATATCCctccaaatatataaaaatttgaatatatctatattcgaataaaaaaaaagttaacgaTGATTGAAGATAGAAGAACAAACCTGCAAAGGGGAATTAGTTCTTCCTCAACATCACGAGTCCAAAGCGACCACTCAAGTTGTACGGCAGTAAGAGGATGAACAGCGTGTGCCCTCCTTATAGTTTCGGGGCTAGCTTCAGATATACCAATGTACTTTATTTTCCCTCTTCCACCAACTTCTTCAGTTCTTCCATCTATCatacatgaaataaatataaattatgcttaattttcccataaacaaaataaaatcgtATTTGTGATAAAGAAAGACAAAATAGGGTCTTTAATGCAGCAATGCTTACAGTATCTTCTATAGGAGTCTTGCGGTCAACTCTGATTATATAGTAAAGATCAATATAATCCACATCGAGGCGTTGAAGGCTAGCCTCAAGTGAAGAACGAACAAATTCAGGAGTGCCATTGATAACCGGACCATCTGGACCCATGCTTTCAACACCGAATTTTGTAGCCAACTGTACCTTCTCTCGTGGCAGATGCTTCAATGCCTGCAAAAAAGAAATGATGTTGTTTCCCATATTCCTTTAACGAGCCAAGAATAAGAACGAAAACATTAAATCACATCGatttgataaactaaaaaaatccATCTCTCACGCATATCTTCGAACATGTAATAGAAACAAGAGTGTTGGAAATTGAGAACATGAAAGAATCGCTCTCAGTTTCAATGTGATTCAACTTGAAGAGATGACGAAAGGATACCTTTCCGACCAGAATTTCGTTAGTTTGGGTCCATAGAGGTCGGCTGTATCGATGTGAGTGACTCCTCTTTCGACTGCATGCTTAATGATGGCTATGCCATCTTCATCTGACACTGAATGATCGTGACCTGTAAGACTCATGCACCCAAATCCCAGCTTGAAACCTGCAGCAACCAAAAAATAATAGATTTTACCCCCCAAAAGAAAACGCCATTTTCTTAACTAATATAAACTAGTAGGAAACAAAATCTCAAACCTCAAATCCTTGAGTTCCAAGTTCACTCTAGGAATCTCAATTGCCAtcttttgtttccttttcttcttcttctttgtgtGCTATAAACAAAGGCTTCTCTGATTACTGAACCTCTCAAAACTTacattaaatagaaaattttgaggTCTTTATCCAGTATCTTATCTTGTTCTCAGCTTGTCAACATTCTTACGTCATTAAGTATGTCATCCCATATGCCTCAATTGAATGAGTGGATACAGCTCTTTTTCAGACACGTTTGACACtgtttaaattggttaaatatatcatttggtacctaagtttgatttttttttctaatttgatatttgtgttattttaaggtaaattataaaaatagtcactaaaCTAGGGTGAAATTTTTTTGCCTctgaactatgaaaagttacattTTTATCCCTAAAGTTATCTACTTATAACATTTCGATCACTCATCTATTAATAAGAAAAGTGAGGTGGGGTACATTAATTTAAAGGTGAATATCTAATTTGATCATTAAACTATAGCTAAgatatttaatttgatacttttacaacgttttaataagaaaaaaataaaaaatttaaaatataaaaaatcctaaaaattcattattttttttaaattataaaaatatttttaaaaattgtaattatgtaaaaaaaattataaaatttttataacaaGCAAAACacgtattttacaaattaaaagaaaaatacgTTTTTATTGGTATAGCGTAGAACCATTTTGTTAAATCTGATCAACTTGTCTGCTACTGTAGCTTTCAGTGCTGAAAAGCAAGCCAAGCCTTTTCCTTTGAGCAGCTACTGGGAAATCGACAATAATTGAACTATTTAGACCCAAGCTGCGTTACAGCTACTGGGATTCCGAGTTGAAAGTGATTGAATGGGACTTACCGGGAATAGGAGAAACATCATCCCCTTGATGAAGAACCCAGGCAAGTGCAAGTTGTGCCGGTGTACATCCATGCTTTTCAGCACTGAAAGCTACAGTAGCAGACAAGTTGATCAGATTTAACAAAATGGTTCTACGCTATACCAATAAAAcgtattttcttttaatttgtaaaatacgtGTTTTGCttgttataaaaattttataattttttttacataattacaattttaaaaatatttttataatttaaaaaaaataatgaatttttaggattttttatattttaaatttttattttttcttattaaaacGTTGTAAAAGTATCAATTAAATATCTTAGCTATAGTTTAATGATCAAATTAGATATTCACCTTTAAATTAATGTACCCACCTCACTTTTCTTATTAATAGATGAGTGATCGAAATGTTATAAGTAGATAACTTTAGGGATAAAaatgtaacttttcatagttcagAGGCAAAAAAAATTTCACCCTAGtttagtgactattttataatttaccttaaaataacacaaatatcaaattagaaaaaaaaatcaaacttaggtaccaaatgatatatttaaccaatttaaacaGTGTCAAACGTGTCTGAAAAAGAGCTGTATCCACTCATTCAATTGAGGCATATGGGATGACATACTTAATGACGTAAGAATGTTGACAAAGCTGAGAACAAGATAAGATACTGGATAAAGAcctcaaatttctatttaatgtAAGTTTTGAGAGGTTCAGTAATCAGAGAAGCCTTTGTTTATAGCacacaaagaagaagaagaaaaaggaaacaaaagatGGCAATTGAGATTCCTAGAGTGAAACTTGGAACTCAAGGATTTGAGGTTGAGATTTTGTTTCCTACTAGTTTATATTAGTTAAGAAAATGGCGTTTTCTTTTGGGGGTAAAATCTATTATTTTTTGGTTGCTGCAGGTTTCAAAGCTGGGATTTGGGTGCATGAGTCTTACAGGTCACGATCATTCAGTGTCAGATGAAGATGGCATAGCCATCATTAAGCATGCAGTCGAAAGAGGAGTCACTCACATCGATACAGCCGACCTCTATGGACCCAAAACTAACGAAATTCTGGTCGGAAAGGTATCCTTTCGTCATCTCTTCAAGTTGAATCACATTGAAACTGAGAGCGATTCTTTCATGTTCTCAATTTCCAACACTCTTGTTTCTATTACATGTTCGAAGATATGCGTGAGAGATggatttttttagtttatcaaatCGATGTGATTTAATGTTTTCGTTCTTATTCTTGGCTCGTTAAAGGAATATGGGAAACCAACATCATTTCTTTTTTGCAGGCATTGAAGCATCTGCCACGAGAGAAGGTACAGTTGGCTACAAAATTCGGTGTTGAAAGCATGGGTCCAGATGGTCCGGTTATCAATGGCACTCCTGAATTTGTTCGTTCTTCACTTGAGGCTAGCCTTCAACGCCTCGATGTGGATTATATTGATCTTTACTATATAATCAGAGTTGACCGCAAGACTCCTATAGAAGATACTGTAAGCATTGCTGCATTAAAGACCCTATTTGTCTTTCTTTATCACAAATacgattttattttgtttatgggaaaattaagcataatttatatttatttcatgtatGATAGATGGAAGAACTGAAGAAGTTGGTGgaagagggaaaaataaagtacatTGGTATATCTGAAGCTAGCCCCGAAACTATAAGGAGGGCACACGCTGTTCATCCTCTTACTGCCGTACAACTTGAGTGGTCGCTTTGGACTCGTGATGTTGAGGAAGAACTAATTCCCCTTTGCAGGTTTGTTCTTCTATCTTCAATCAtcgttaacttttttttattcgaatatagatatattcaaatttttatatatttggagGGATATAAATAACCCTTTTGCTCAAATATATTGAAATTCACTTATTGATTGTCTTTTCTCAAGTTATCAACTGTTTAACTCCTTCAACTGCTGTGAGGTTATGCCTGCCTAAATGTGTTCAACAATACAGGGAACTCGGAATTGGGATTGTTGCATATAGTCCCCTTGGTCATGGTTTCTTTGCCGGTAAAGCAAAGGAGGATACCTCTAATAGTTCTCTGGTATGGAAACTCACTTTATATGGCTTTAACCTATACTTAATCTATGTTATATGGGTTCAGGAGTAAGTGTTGGATACAGATATGTGTCCGGCATGAATATATtcagttttttttaagtttcattttcatttatttgaagGATGTTACTCTCATACTTATATCCAATTATGTGTCAGAGACATGTTGGATATGagtaattaaagaaaatgaagagttCGGATAACATAGTAACATGCTTCTAAGTTGTAAAAAACAGATCGGTTGACTCATTacaaacatttattttttaaggAAGTGTACCCAAGGTTTCAAGGAGAAAACTTGGAGCAAAATAGGATCCTATATTCGAAAGTAGAGAAGTTGGCTGAAAAGCATGGATGTACACCGGCACAACTTGCACTTGCCTGGGTTCTTCACCAAGGGGATGATGTTTCTCCTATTCCCGGTAAGTCCCATTCAATCACTTTCAACTCGGAATCCGAGGTGATACAATATAAGTGAACTCTTATATTTTTTGAAGTTTTCATATATTGGAGGATTGTTTCAATACTCATGTCAAAATATGTTGGGTATTAGACACGGATACTCGAAGAAAAAACAGTCAGAGTAAGTTAGTATCCTGCAGAAATAGCATAGACTTTTCTAGCATATTCCTCCAGATATATGTAAAACCTTAGGAAAATGAACATATCCNNNNNNNNNNNNNNNNNNNNNNNNNNNNNNNNNNNNNNNNNNNNNNNNNNNNNNNNNNNNNNNNNNNNNNNNNNNNNNNNNNNNNNNNNNNNNNNNNNNNNNNNNNNNNNNNNNNNNNNNNNNNNNNNNNNNNNNNNNNNNNNNNNNNNNNNNNNNNNNNNNNNNNNNNNNNNNNNNNNNNNNNNNNNNNNNNNNNNNNNNNNNNNNNNNNNNNNNNNNNNNNNNNNNNNNNNNNNNNNNNNNNNNNNNNNNNNNNNNNNNNNNNNNNNNNNNNNNNNNNNNNNNNNNNNNNNNNNNNNNNNNNNNNNNNNNNNNNNNNNNNNNNNNNNNNNNNNNNNNNNNNNNNNNNNNNNNNNNNNNNNNNNNNNNNNNNNNNNNNNNNNNNNNNNNNNNNNNNNNNNNNNNNNNNNNNNNNNNNNNNNNNNNNNNNNNNNNNNNNNNNNNNNNNNNNNNNNNNNNNNNNNNNNNNNNNNNNNNNNNNNNNNNNNNNNNNNNNNNNNTTTCCAAGTGAATTGCTTAAAAAGAAGTAGGATAATTACTCCTCAACCTCATGGGGTTGGATCGTTATCTATGATTTCTTTAAATTCTTTTGTCTCTTTATCCTTTCACTGATTCAATGTTGCTTATCTAGATTTTCTATCTTGGTATGTCCTGTAAGAAGTGAAAAAAGTGCAAACTTTGTCTTAAATCTAAGGAACatataaaaattgcattttggtaCAGGAATTTTCAGCATTCTATGATACTCGAACTTGTTCGGAGTGTCCAACACAGATTTTCATTTCCTATTTTTACATATATGGGAATTTTTAGAAGGTCGTATGCCCCATATCTGTCCGAAAATATGCGAATAGGTATTGGACACAGGCTTATAGAAAAAATGGAGTACAACATAGACTTATGCTATTCGCAGGTTACTATAGTACTCcgactcttttcttttcttttcaagtatcCGAGTCCAATATTCCGCTATTTTGACATGAGTGTTAATTTAaccctccaaatatatcaaaaacTTTAAAAAGACACTCATAGTGGATCACCTCAGAATCCAAGTTGAAAGTGATTGAATGTGACCTCAGGAAAGGGCACATCATCCCCTTGAAGAAGAACCCAGGCAGTGCAGTTGTGCAGCTGTACATCCATGCTTTTCAGCCAACTTCTCTACTTTCGAATATAGGATCCTATTTTTCTCCAAGTTTTCTCCATAAACCTTGGGACATTCTCTTCAAAGTAATGTTTGTAATCAGTCAATCTGTTTTTCACAACTTAGAAGCATGTTACTGTAAATATTAAGGTCCTATGTTATCTGAACTCTCATTTCTTTAATATTCATATCCACATGTTTCTGACATCTATTCGGATATAAATGCAAGGGTAACATCCTTCTAATAAATGAAAACGAAACctagataaattaaatatatcatgTCGAACACTATCCATTATCCACATTACTCTTGTCGTATACATAGGTTAAGTACAGATTAAGCCATATGTGAGTCTCCATACCAGGCGTATTAGAGGTATCTTTATTCGCTCTACCGCAAAGAAACCACGACCAGTGGACTATATGAACATCCGATTCCAGTTCCTGCATTGTTGAACACATTGAAGTAGGTTAATCCACAgcagttgaaagagttaaaactgttgatgcatgagttattgaGTCTCAGAGTACTCAAAAAACATTTTAACTTCCCAATGAAGAAGACTATCATAATCAATTTCAATCTATATGAAAAAAGGGTATTTTTATACcccaaatatataaaattttgaatatcttACTTGTACTCATTCAAATCCAAATAACATTTAAGTGACTTAAGAAAAAAAGTTATGATGATCAAGATAGAAGATAAACCTGCAAAGGGGGAATTATTTCTTCCTCAATCACGAGTCCAGAGCGACCACTCAGTTGTACTGCAGTAAGAGGATGAACAGCGTGTGCCCTCCTTATAGTTTCGGGGCTAGCTTCAGATATACCAatgtactttatttttccctcttcCACCAACTTTTCAGTTCTTCCATCTATCATACATGAATAATATAAATTACGCTTAATTTTCCATAACAAATACAGGGTTTTAATGCAGCAATGCTTACGGTATCTTCTATAGGAGTTTGTGGTCAACTCTGATTATATAGTAAGATCAATATAATCCACATCAAGCGTTGAAGGCTAGCTCAGTGAGAACGAACAAATTCAGGAGTGCCATTGATAACCGGACCACCTGGACCATGCTTTCAACACCGAATTTTGTAGCCAACTGTACCTTCTCTCGTGGCAAATGCTTCAATGCCTGCAAAAGGTTCCCAGATTCCTTCAAATCATATCGATTTCATAAACTAAAAAAAGCCATCTCTCGCGCATATCTTCGAACATGTAATTGACACAAAAGTGTGGGACATTGTGAGAGTGAAAGGATCCCTCACAGTCATGTAATTCAACTTGAAGAGTTGATCAAACAAAGGATGTTACCTTTCCAACCAGAATTCGTTAGTTTTGGGTCCATACATGTCGGCTGTATCGAAATGAGTGATTCCTCTTTCGAATGCGTGCTTAATGATGGCTATGCCAGCTTCATCTGACACTGAATTATTGTGACCTGAAAGACCCATACACCCAAATCCCAGCTTGAAACCTGTAAGCAAAAACAATGGATTTTAGTTTTACCCCCGAAGAAAAAGCATTTTCTTAACTAATAATATAACTAGAAAGAAACCAATCTCAACCTCAATCCTTGAGTTCCAAGTTTCACTCTAGGAATCTGAATTGCCattttttgttcccttttttcttctcttcttcttcttggtGTTCTACAAACAAAGGCTTCTCTGATTACGAACAGCTCAAACTACCGTTAAATAGAAGATCTTGAGGCCTTTACCCAGAACTTGTTCTAGCTTGTCACATTTGATTACATCATTATGGTGTCAGCCCGTATGTATCGTTTAGTCTACTAGagaaaaaactaataataatcatCATCACAAAGAGGCAAGCATTTTTCTTTATCCAAAAAAAAAGGCAAAGAATTGGTCAAAGATATATACAATAAGTAAATCATGTCATGTTGTTAATCAATAATCAGATAAACATCCTGAGAAAGGGCCGAATACCTcctttcattcattttttttcaaggTTCTTGTCTTTTCTAGAAAGTCAATGTTTTTACTGAAACATTCATTTGCTGGTAAAATTCTGCTATTAGTATATCTATTTGCAATGttgttaatttaatcaattttaattttatattttttgagtttGAATTTTAGTTATGACTCAATTATAGCAGTAAATTTattggttaaatttaattattagacGTAGAATATAAGTTGACATGACATCACATATATGACAATATGTTTATAGTATCAATTTTAGAAATAGTAAAATCTAACTTATGAATTTAACGGTTTAGTTTGGTGggacaaaacattaaaatttaaaggtACAAGGTctaaaaataccaaattaaatagaattaaacctAACTtgtaaaatatagggactaatagcTGAATTTAACCAATATTGCTATaactcattttattttataaagcaaccatttttcctttttgtcaACTTTTTTCACATGTTTATATcggtatattaaaaaaaaagttcaaatatctAGAGAATTTTAGAATATCAattttttgaatatataaaatacaaatgtttcaaaattaataaatactCAAAGCTGTGATAAAGAACATAAGACGAAATAAGTTGTTcggattttttaaattaaatgtaaaattattgcttaaattattttatttttattttttactttaactatttaaaatgttttttgtcaaagttgatatttaaattattaatattgtcttatttatttttaaatatgatattagtcaataaaaacaaaacatgtgATACATTTTTATTATATGTCTCATACTTTTTGCGATAAAATGaaactaaattcataatttttatatattttttataaaaatcaataaatatttaAGTGAGAAATGGATATAATTTAAAGtcaaattttatagttaatttttcttgcttttttttttgaagtattaATTTAATCTAAGGATTTTTAAGTCTTCGTTAACTATATTTTTGTGCTAGGTAAGTTGGGAGAAACTACTAAGAACAAATTTATTGGGTTGATTAGGGCATTAAGTATTTTTATCTTAGTCGCAAATTAATTTATAACGACACTATTAAAATTGATCATAATCCATTTagtctaaatttaaattttgttggCTAGACAAGTAATCATATAAGCACATGactgaataaataattaaaaaattgaaacaatcaacgagaaaattaattaattaactatgaaATATGATCCATCGTTGTTTCAAGACAATAAAGTTTATTTCGTGTTGAATTGACCAAAtcacacaaaaaaattaaaacaaatttgtATAAATACAacgtaataaaaataatatagagaGAAAAATAGTTATAGAATTTATGCCAGAGTACTCcgaatctctttttcttttatctttgcaATCTTGAAGTTTCTCTTGGTGTAAAGAGTTATTTCTTAGCCTCTAagtgatttctttttattttccttctttttttcccttaaatCTCATCACCACCGACGCTTGCTATCAAATTAGTTGACAAACTTTTAAACAAATTTGTTGAGTCAGGACTTGAACAATTTTGTAGACATGTGTTGACTCATATTTAAATATCTATATTGTAGAGTCTTTGAAGATTAAATCATTCTAGTAAACCTCCAATTAAATGCATCTTCTGGTTGCATGTAAGGTTGAAGGTGACTTCGATGAAGGATCACGTCAGTTCTACGATTCCGGTCCGAGGCGTCAATCCAAGCCTccaatcaaatttatcaaaacaaAACCGAATAAAATGAGTTCTTAAAGaaataaagggtttaaagttttttGGTCGAAAGAAAAGATTTCCTTCCAATTTTTTTCGGCCACTGTCAGGTTACTCGGCCGTCAGAACTCGAAAATTTTGGGATCTCCGGCAGTGGAGCCGGCCGATAGCAATCAACAGGGGCAGCCGCATCTTTAGAGAAAAGTAAGGTGTTTGGTTTTCGGCAGAAATAATGATTAGTATATATATTGAGCCTTTTGGTTGGTATATTTGTTAATAAGTCCTTCcgttctgttttttatttttaggatttccgcattttaaaacaacaattttggtccttGTGATTTTTGCTTCGTTTTTCAATATTGCAATTTCGGCTGGAAAATTACCGGATTAGTCCACTgactttatatattaaaaatatttatgattatgattattttggtatatgttatgTTTCTTCTTTTACTTGAATTTTGAGATTTCTTTTAGGTTATGTTAGATTATATTTAGAATTCTTTGACCTA contains:
- the LOC121205096 gene encoding perakine reductase-like, whose amino-acid sequence is MIDGRTEKLVEEGKIKYIGISEASPETIRRAHAVHPLTAVQLSGRSGLVIEEEIIPPLQELESDVHIVHWSWFLCGRANKDTSNTPGMETHIWLNLECPKVYGENLEKNRILYSKVEKLAEKHGCTAAQLHCLGSSSRG
- the LOC121203532 gene encoding probable aldo-keto reductase 1, whose protein sequence is MAIEIPRVKLGTQGFEVSKLGFGCMSLTGHDHSVSDEDGIAIIKHAVERGVTHIDTADLYGPKTNEILVGKALKHLPREKVQLATKFGVESMGPDGPVINGTPEFVRSSLEASLQRLDVDYIDLYYIIRVDRKTPIEDTMEELKKLVEEGKIKYIGISEASPETIRRAHAVHPLTAVQLEWSLWTRDVEEELIPLCRELGIGIVAYSPLGHGFFAGKAKEDTSNSSLEVYPRFQGENLEQNRILYSKVEKLAEKHGCTPAQLALAWVLHQGDDVSPIPGKSHSITFNSESEVIQYK